In Zea mays cultivar B73 chromosome 7, Zm-B73-REFERENCE-NAM-5.0, whole genome shotgun sequence, the following proteins share a genomic window:
- the LOC100125658 gene encoding Aldehyde dehydrogenase 22A1 precursor: protein MAFWWPLLVLAAAYALCRLLLFLIPPTVPSIDVDASDVLAKEDSFIYIPRRGKSTQTDKVQCYEPATMKYLGYFPVVTPDEVKEHVAQSRKAQRIWAKSSFKQRRQFLRILLKYILEHQDLICEVSSRDTGKTMVDASLGEIMTTCEKITWLLDEGEKWLKPEYRSTGRSMLHKRAKVEFYPLGVIGAIVSWNYPFHNVFNPVLAAVFSGNAAVIKVSEHATWSGCFYFRIIQAALSAVGAPENLVHIITGFAETGQALVSSVDKIIFVGSPGVGKMIMKRASETLIPVTLELGGKDSFIVCEDVDLPSVVQVATRAALQSSGQNCAGAERFYVHDDIYSAFVSQIVKTVKSISVGPPLSGRYDMGAICMIEHSEKLQNLVNDALDKGAEIAVRGSFGNLGEDAVDQFFPPTVLVNVDHTMKIMQEETFGPIIPIMKFSSDEEAIKLANDSKYGLGCAVFSGNQKRAIRIASQLHCGVAAINDFASSYMCQSLPFGGVKDSGFGRFAGVEGLRACCLVKSVVEDRLWPYIRTVIPKPIQYPVSEHGFEFQQLLVETLYGYSVWDRLRSLVNLIKMVTEQNFAPTSNATTKKRR, encoded by the exons ATGGCCTTCTGGTGGCCGCTGCTGGTGCTCGCCGCCGCATACGCGCTCTGTCGCCTGCTCCTCTTCCTCATCCCGCCCACCGTCCCATCCATCGACGTCGACGCCTCCGACG TGTTGGCCAAGGAGGACAGCTTCATCTAC ATACCGAGAAGGGGTAAATCAACTCAGACTGACAAGGTCCAATGCTATGAACCAGCGACCATGAAATACTTGGGGTACTTCCCAGTGGTGACTCCTGATGAG GTCAAGGAACATGTTGCACAATCCAGGAAAGCTCAAAGGATATGGGCAAAAAGCAGCTTCAAGCAAAGGCGCCAGTTTCTTCGAATCCTTCTCAAGTATATACTTGAACATCAGGATCTCATATGCGA GGTATCATCTCGGGACACTGGAAAGACTATGGTTGATGCTTCATTAGGAGAGATAATGACCACCTGTGAGAAGATTACCTGGCTTTTGGATGAGGGCGAGAAGTGGCTGAAACCTGAATACAG ATCTACTGGGAGATCAATGCTGCATAAGAGAGCAAAAGTTGAGTTTTACCCTCTTGGAGTGATTGGTGCGATTGTATCTTGGAATTATCCCTTCCATAATGTTTTTAATCCAGTGCTAGCAGCAGTATTCTCCGGTAATGCAGCAGTTATAAAG GTCTCAGAACATGCGACTTGGTCGGGCTGCTTTTATTTTCGTATTATACAAGCAGCTCTTTCAGCTGTTGGTGCACCTGAGAATCTGGTGCACATAATAACTGG TTTTGCGGAAACAGGCCAAGCTCTTGTATCATCAGTAGACAAAATAATATTTGTGGGATCACCAGGTGTTGGAAAAATG ATCATGAAAAGGGCGTCGGAGACTCTAATACCTGTAACTCTGGAGCTTGGTGGCAAAGATTCATTTATTGTGTGTGAAGATGTAGATTTACCCAGT GTTGTTCAAGTTGCTACTAGAGCTGCTCTGCAATCTAGTGGGCAGAATTGCGCTGGTGCTGAAAGATTTTATGTTCACGATGACATCTATTCTGCCTTTGTTTCACAGATAGTGAAGACAGTCAAATCTATAAGTGTT GGCCCCCCATTATCAGGCAGATATGACATGGGTGCAATCTGTATGATTGAGCACTCTGAGAAACTTCAGAATCTTGTTAATGATGCTCTAGACAAAGGTGCCGAAATTGCCGTCAGGGGGAGTTTTGGCAATCTTGGTGAAGATGCAGTTGATCAATTTTTCCCACCAACTGTCCTGGTGAATGTTGATCACACAATGAAAATTATGCAAGAAGAG ACATTTGGACCTATTATACCAATCATGAAATTCAGTTCTGATGAAGAGGCTATCAAACTTGCAAACGACTCAAAATATGGTCTTGGCTGTGCTGTTTTTTCTGGCAACCAGAAGCGTGCCATCAGAATAGCGTCCCAGTTACACTGTGGGGTAGCAGCAATCAATGATTTTGCTTCAAGTTACATGTGCCAG TCTTTGCCATTCGGTGGTGTTAAAGACAGCGGATTCGGGAGATTTGCTGGCGTAGAAGGCTTGCGAGCTTGCTGCCTTGTGAAGTCTGTTGTAGAAGATAGATTGTGGCCATATATTAGAACAGTGATCCCGAAGCCTATCCAG TATCCCGTCTCAGAGCATGGATTTGAGTTCCAGCAGTTGCTTGTGGAGACTCTGTATGGCTATAGCGTGTGGGACAGGTTGCGGTCCCTTGTGAATCTTATAAAGATGGTTACCGAGCAGAATTTTGCCCCGACTTCAAATGCGACCACGAAGAAAAGGCGATGA
- the LOC103633591 gene encoding glycine-rich cell wall structural protein, with amino-acid sequence MGKHVWAAALMALAVIVGLGVPPGRIAEARTLEKDDLLGGGGDFGAGEGGGFGAGLGHGGGLGAGFGGGKGGGLGGGGGFGGGGGAGGGLGGGFGGGGGLGGGGGAGGGFGGGAGHGGGLGGGFGGGKGGGAGGGGGLGGGVGGGGGLGTGGGGGFGGGKGGGLGGGGGLGSGGGAGVGGGLGGGAGGGGDLGGGKGGGLGGGGGLGGGGGLGGGAGGGGGLGAGGGGGFGGGKGGGLGGGGGLGGGGGAGEGGGLGVGAGGGGGLGGGAGGGFGGGAGGGVGGGGGLGDGAGGGAGAGSGLGGGAGGGGGLGGGAGGGFGGGAGGGVGGGAGGGAGGGAGAGGGLGGGAGSGVGGGFGGGKGGGFGGGIGGGGGAGGGAGGGFGGGKGGGFGGGKGGGFGGGAGGGFGGGKGGGFGGGKGGGFGGGAGGGFGGGKGGGFGGGAGGGFGGGGGSGGGIGGGL; translated from the coding sequence ATGGGGAAGCACGTCTGGGCGGCAGCGCTCATGGCGCTGGCCGTGATTGTCGGGCTCGGTGTGCCCCCCGGCCGCATCGCCGAGGCGCGCACCTTAGagaaggacgacctgctgggcggCGGCGGTGACTTTGGTGCTGGAGAGGGAGGAGGCTTCGGTGCGggtcttggccatggcggtggccTCGGGGCTGGATTCGGGGGAGGTAAAGGCGGCGGCCTTGGAGGAGGAGGCGGTtttggtggaggtggtggtgctGGTGGAGGTCTTGGAGGTGGGTTTGGTGGAGGAGGAGGCCTTGGGGGAGGCGGCGGTGCTGGTGGTGGTTTTGGTGGCGGGGCTGGTCATGGTGGTGGCCTTGGAGGTGGCTTCGGAGGTGGAAAAGGTGGTGGTGCAGGTGGAGGTGGTGGTCTTGGAGGGGGTGTAGGCGGGGGCGGCGGCCTTGGTACAGGTGGAGGAGGTGGCTTTGGAGGTGGGAAAGGTGGTGGACTTGGCGGAGGTGGTGGCCTTGGCAGTGGAGGTGGTGCAGGCGTAGGCGGTGGTCTTGGAGGGGGTGCCGGTGGAGGCGGCGACCTTGGAGGTGGGAAAGGTGGTGGccttggtggagggggtggcctcGGCGGTGGAGGTGGACTTGGCGGTGGTGCAGGTGGGGGCGGCGGCCTTGGTGCCGGTGGAGGAGGTGGCTTTGGAGGTGGGAAAGGTGGTGGTCTTGGTGGAGGTGGTGGCctcggtggtggaggtggtgcagGCGAAGGCGGTGGTCTTGGAGTAGGTGCCGGTGGAGGAGGTGGACTAGGCGGTGGTGCCGGTGGCGGGTTTGGTGGTGGCGCAGGAGGAGGTGTTGGTGGAGGTGGTGGCCTTGGTGACGGTGCTGGCGGTGGTGCTGGAGCTGGCAGTGGTCTTGGAGGAGGTGCTGGTGGAGGAGGTGGACTAGGCGGTGGTGCCGGTGGCGGGTTTGGTGGTGGCGCAGGAGGAGGTGTTGGTGGAGGTGCGGGAGGCGGTGCTGGCGGTGGTGCTGGAGCTGGCGGTGGTCTCGGTGGTGGTGCAGGCAGTGGTGTCGGTGGTGGGTTTGGAGGAGGCAAAGGCGGAGGCTTTGGTGGTGGGattggcgggggcgggggcgcagGTGGTGGTGCCGGTGGTGGGTTCGGAGGAGGCAAAGGTGGCGGTTTTGGTGGTGGCAAGGGAGGTGGTTTTGGCGGAGGCGCCGGTGGTGGGTTCGGAGGAGGCAAAGGTGGTGGTTTTGGCGGTGGCAAGGGAGGTGGTTTCGGCGGAGGTGCGGGTGGTGGCTTTGGAGGAGGCAAGGGTGGTGGTTTTGGCGGAGGTGCAGGTGGTGGCTTCGGAGGTGGCGGAGGTTCGGGTGGTGGCATCGGTGGTGGACTCTAG